One Neobacillus niacini DNA window includes the following coding sequences:
- a CDS encoding Ig-like domain-containing protein, with protein MADRLAKRYKSRKNVIWTLTISLLLISVFVFSTNAFSLDGAKRYIVFNDDKWDMESMDQPDWMTNKDSITFKVDLKEDFENSSQGEWITETEAPFAVKAAYQGSEITTAKIEGINDPELGFLGEYLVTIPLQHDSPEGRLHVSVEFAEDNSWNIPASTNTFSINRDAVKPVVNVTSWFESGRFKDGEFTNKPVSMSIKVTDSNFIPGKDTISILKDGIAYEPTQAPEWNENETFLTLDNTGFYEVTIVAADKAGNKSDPTKVNFGIVKQGPRLTIKDKNDSGFYKQVELKVESDILIYDASATIEKTINGEKITEVKNFERKGKNAVLSLTEDGAYKVSVTVKDRQNIDPGHQLGVTSFTIDQTAPALAINGVTDQGEYRESKEAEISVTDANVDESLTELKVTAGNQVTTYSGEEAYKKHPFTEEGVYTLELNVTDKAGNTAAKSIKFIIDKSAPALDITGVNAEEFFNSDKSKKEVTLSVEDLTLDLTQTSLKVERDGAAYPELIQLNSVTESKAEAKHTFTAEGKYKITLTSTDRLGKAAPAKSVSFTIDNTHPKAVVTLDGTVMAEDEIVVDGEKTVKIAITDKHHEFYNVSVKKNGEEYKIDPLVQDGENVATEHLFKEDGVYEITVESTDKAKNKSVLTKTITIDMGKPDIHFKGVKHQAHYNSEKVDVTVTVNDFTFDKNKTTLEMTRTNGSQVTEIKPGNWNIYDYLKWLYYGEMDLSFTEEGIYQLKVTAEDRFGKVSSKTIEFTIDRTAPKIDITGINEGAFVKGGEVIIGVNEYYYETNNVTVTVQKDDSLKKETFVNKAEKSELALKFTEDGDYQITVSAEDKAGNKASDTKLSFTVDTVKPVIDIIDLKTNSTVKDQSYDAESKNVSINVNEHNFANNKVQFEVIEKNPVTNESKSVWIGEWRNFAEISSLTYNFKDDYEYFIKVIAEDAAGNTADEKSVTFTIDTNNPLLATDGIENDQNYQSTTASFWVKDTNIDISNTKLIVLKDGEPYSIGDIALSYITEGALRYTFKEEGNYTVTLESTDKANRKSVHGPISFIIDSTKPVVKVEGVDDHSFNPANKNVTVSVNEKNFSTNKVELAVTKDNKPYDLGPFLTNEKQLSSIAHNFADDGLYEILVKSTDKAGNGPVTVNRTFTIDKTRPAIEITGVNQDTYYNEDKRVNVTIRDVNLDINKMTVTRDGAQYNAGGFSVSNNTASLSHNFSQEGDYHVLVEATDKAGNSFTQQVSFTIDKTKPVITPKFKGQTRVIKDGEYINEIFTPEFALDQKDDTIVSVTLNGENAGRTAPTASKEMEYHFQVVARDKAGNETTLEINFIIDTTKPALSISGILDGFFNENLEPIVTYSDIHLDASRTSVLLNGAPYKNGTKLELEKDYVFKATVTDLANNVSTRTIVFTIDKTSPVIKFKEPVSNKYFNKDLIPDLLIEDLNEYDIIALTLDGKEYKIGDPITSEGKHVLFFEVKDKAGNIKQLSVEFIIDKKAPKVIYDGIKQNEQYFEAVKAAIRLDNPSDTIKSILVNGKLHNFDETADENGVAVFTSTFSEINSYEVEVTAVDDAGNKTTTVIPFEIAEKTALVKFYENKPLFAGSLIGLFGIMGIGITALVRRKKTVAVEE; from the coding sequence ATGGCAGATAGGTTAGCCAAAAGGTACAAAAGTAGAAAGAACGTCATCTGGACATTAACGATTAGCCTTTTGCTTATTTCAGTGTTCGTATTTAGCACAAATGCATTTTCGCTGGATGGGGCAAAGCGATATATTGTGTTTAATGATGACAAATGGGATATGGAGTCAATGGACCAGCCCGACTGGATGACGAATAAAGACAGCATTACCTTTAAGGTAGATTTAAAGGAAGACTTTGAGAATAGCAGTCAGGGTGAATGGATTACGGAGACAGAAGCACCGTTTGCTGTTAAAGCTGCATATCAAGGCAGTGAAATCACAACAGCAAAAATTGAGGGAATAAACGATCCGGAGTTAGGTTTTTTAGGAGAATATTTGGTTACGATTCCATTACAGCATGATAGTCCCGAGGGCAGGTTACATGTAAGTGTGGAATTTGCTGAAGACAATTCATGGAATATCCCTGCTTCAACCAATACATTTTCCATAAATCGAGATGCAGTTAAACCTGTAGTGAATGTTACATCTTGGTTCGAAAGTGGAAGATTTAAAGACGGAGAGTTTACGAACAAGCCAGTCTCGATGAGTATAAAAGTAACGGACAGCAATTTCATTCCTGGAAAGGATACGATTTCAATTTTAAAAGATGGGATTGCCTACGAACCTACACAAGCACCTGAATGGAATGAGAATGAAACGTTCCTCACCCTCGATAATACTGGGTTCTATGAAGTGACAATTGTTGCCGCTGATAAAGCAGGAAATAAAAGTGACCCAACAAAAGTAAATTTTGGAATCGTGAAACAAGGTCCACGATTAACAATAAAAGATAAAAACGACAGTGGTTTTTATAAACAAGTTGAGCTAAAAGTTGAAAGCGACATTCTCATTTATGATGCAAGTGCGACAATTGAGAAAACCATTAATGGCGAGAAGATAACAGAAGTGAAAAATTTCGAGAGAAAAGGTAAAAATGCTGTCCTTTCGCTAACGGAGGATGGGGCTTACAAGGTAAGTGTTACAGTGAAAGATCGGCAAAATATTGATCCAGGACATCAGTTAGGGGTTACAAGTTTTACAATTGATCAAACAGCACCAGCACTTGCCATTAATGGTGTTACTGATCAAGGTGAATACCGTGAATCAAAAGAAGCCGAAATCAGTGTCACAGATGCGAATGTCGATGAAAGTCTAACCGAACTTAAAGTAACGGCAGGAAACCAAGTGACAACCTATTCGGGGGAAGAAGCTTACAAAAAACATCCTTTCACCGAGGAAGGTGTTTATACACTTGAATTAAACGTTACAGATAAAGCCGGGAATACCGCAGCTAAAAGTATAAAATTTATTATCGATAAGTCTGCGCCCGCACTTGATATCACTGGGGTGAATGCTGAGGAATTTTTCAACTCCGATAAAAGTAAAAAGGAAGTAACACTATCAGTTGAAGATTTAACCCTAGATTTAACTCAAACTAGTTTAAAAGTGGAGAGAGACGGAGCAGCATATCCAGAATTAATTCAATTAAATAGCGTAACAGAATCAAAAGCGGAGGCAAAACATACCTTTACCGCTGAAGGAAAATATAAGATTACCCTCACTTCAACCGATAGGCTAGGAAAAGCTGCACCAGCAAAATCAGTTTCTTTTACAATTGATAATACCCACCCAAAAGCAGTGGTTACTCTTGATGGTACGGTGATGGCCGAAGATGAAATAGTGGTTGATGGCGAGAAAACAGTAAAAATAGCGATAACCGATAAGCATCATGAGTTTTACAATGTATCTGTAAAGAAAAATGGAGAAGAGTATAAAATTGATCCATTGGTTCAAGACGGAGAAAACGTTGCAACGGAACATTTGTTTAAAGAAGATGGAGTCTATGAAATAACAGTAGAATCTACAGATAAAGCTAAAAATAAAAGTGTTTTAACGAAAACAATTACAATTGATATGGGTAAACCAGATATTCATTTTAAAGGTGTTAAACATCAGGCACATTACAATAGTGAAAAAGTCGATGTTACTGTGACCGTCAATGATTTCACGTTTGATAAAAACAAAACAACCCTTGAAATGACAAGAACAAATGGTAGTCAGGTCACCGAAATCAAACCTGGCAACTGGAACATCTATGATTACTTAAAGTGGCTTTATTACGGTGAAATGGACCTATCTTTCACAGAGGAAGGAATCTATCAACTTAAAGTAACCGCAGAAGACAGATTTGGAAAAGTAAGTTCTAAAACGATAGAGTTTACTATCGATAGAACTGCACCAAAAATTGATATTACTGGTATTAACGAAGGTGCTTTTGTTAAAGGCGGTGAGGTTATCATCGGGGTTAATGAATACTACTATGAAACAAACAATGTCACCGTAACAGTTCAGAAAGATGATAGTCTAAAAAAAGAAACGTTTGTGAATAAAGCTGAAAAATCCGAACTCGCACTGAAATTTACTGAAGATGGAGATTATCAGATTACAGTAAGTGCAGAAGACAAGGCTGGAAACAAAGCCTCCGACACGAAGTTATCATTTACGGTCGATACAGTAAAACCGGTAATCGATATTATTGATCTGAAAACAAACTCAACTGTGAAGGATCAATCCTACGACGCTGAGAGCAAAAATGTATCAATCAATGTGAATGAACATAATTTTGCTAACAACAAGGTTCAGTTTGAGGTAATCGAAAAAAATCCAGTGACCAATGAAAGTAAAAGTGTTTGGATCGGTGAGTGGAGAAACTTCGCGGAGATATCAAGTCTCACCTATAATTTTAAAGATGACTACGAATATTTCATCAAAGTGATTGCAGAAGACGCAGCTGGAAACACCGCAGATGAAAAATCTGTAACCTTTACAATTGATACGAATAATCCGCTATTAGCAACTGATGGTATTGAGAATGATCAGAATTACCAAAGTACGACTGCATCATTTTGGGTAAAAGATACTAACATCGACATATCCAATACAAAACTCATCGTGTTAAAAGATGGGGAGCCTTATAGTATTGGTGATATTGCTCTAAGCTATATAACAGAAGGTGCACTACGCTACACGTTTAAAGAAGAAGGAAATTATACCGTGACGTTGGAATCAACTGATAAGGCGAACCGAAAAAGCGTCCATGGACCAATTAGTTTTATTATTGATTCAACAAAGCCTGTTGTAAAAGTGGAGGGCGTGGATGATCACTCCTTTAACCCAGCGAACAAAAATGTAACAGTATCCGTCAATGAAAAGAATTTTTCAACCAATAAAGTTGAACTAGCGGTAACAAAAGATAATAAGCCATATGATTTGGGTCCGTTTCTTACAAATGAAAAACAGCTTTCTTCCATTGCCCATAATTTTGCCGATGATGGGTTGTATGAAATCCTTGTCAAATCGACAGATAAGGCTGGCAATGGACCTGTCACTGTTAACAGGACATTCACGATTGATAAAACAAGACCAGCTATTGAAATTACGGGTGTCAATCAAGATACGTATTACAATGAGGACAAGCGGGTTAATGTCACCATTCGTGATGTAAACTTAGACATTAACAAAATGACAGTTACAAGAGATGGTGCTCAATATAATGCCGGCGGCTTCTCTGTCAGCAATAACACGGCGTCGCTTAGTCACAATTTTAGTCAAGAGGGAGACTATCATGTCTTGGTAGAAGCTACAGACAAAGCTGGAAATAGCTTCACGCAGCAAGTGAGCTTCACGATAGATAAGACAAAACCAGTCATTACCCCTAAATTTAAAGGTCAAACGAGAGTTATTAAAGACGGTGAATATATAAACGAAATTTTCACACCGGAATTTGCTCTAGATCAGAAGGATGATACAATCGTTTCCGTTACATTAAACGGTGAGAATGCTGGCAGAACGGCTCCGACTGCATCGAAGGAAATGGAATATCACTTTCAAGTCGTGGCTCGGGATAAAGCGGGGAATGAAACAACATTGGAGATCAACTTTATCATAGATACGACAAAACCGGCATTATCCATTTCCGGTATACTTGATGGATTCTTTAATGAGAATCTCGAGCCTATTGTGACTTATTCTGATATTCACTTAGATGCAAGCAGAACATCTGTATTGTTAAATGGTGCACCTTATAAAAACGGAACAAAACTTGAGTTGGAAAAAGACTATGTTTTCAAAGCAACTGTAACAGATTTAGCAAACAATGTAAGTACGAGAACCATTGTCTTTACGATTGATAAAACATCACCAGTTATTAAATTCAAAGAACCTGTCTCGAACAAGTATTTTAACAAGGATTTAATACCTGATCTGTTAATTGAGGATTTGAACGAATATGACATCATTGCCCTAACCTTGGATGGCAAGGAATATAAAATCGGCGATCCAATTACTTCTGAAGGTAAGCATGTTTTGTTCTTTGAGGTAAAGGATAAGGCAGGTAATATTAAGCAATTAAGTGTCGAGTTTATTATTGATAAAAAGGCTCCAAAGGTCATTTACGATGGAATTAAGCAGAATGAGCAATACTTCGAAGCTGTTAAAGCAGCGATTCGCCTTGATAATCCTAGCGATACAATCAAATCCATTCTGGTAAATGGCAAGCTGCATAACTTTGATGAAACAGCCGATGAGAATGGTGTTGCCGTCTTCACGTCAACGTTCTCAGAAATTAATTCGTATGAAGTGGAAGTGACAGCGGTAGATGATGCAGGAAATAAAACCACTACAGTCATTCCGTTTGAAATTGCCGAGAAGACTGCTTTAGTGAAGTTTTATGAAAATAAACCATTGTTTGCAGGCTCGTTAATTGGGCTATTCGGAATAATGGGCATTGGGATTACTGCTTTGGTTAGACGAAAGAAAACAGTAGCAGTTGAGGAATAA
- a CDS encoding ABC transporter permease has protein sequence MTQRRVPYLILAPGLILLILFLVLPLISTIFPTFFNGGFTFSNYTSFFLDEYNFGIFWRTIKISLIATLICVVLGVPTAYYISQSPKKWRGLLMSITLFPLLTNSVVRSFAWITILGQDGILNNALMNIGLLSKPLTMLYTEFAIVIGSVYLFLPLMVITLVGILENIDSEIMEAAETLGANRLIAFVKVILPLSVPGIIVGSILVFTGSLTAYTTPQLLGGNRNIMLATFLYQNATALGNWQGASVIALIMIVATLIVMKLFSWIAGRMDKRGEASA, from the coding sequence ATGACGCAGCGAAGAGTACCTTATCTCATCTTGGCTCCAGGATTGATTCTCTTGATTTTATTTTTGGTGTTACCTCTTATCTCAACCATTTTCCCAACATTCTTTAATGGAGGGTTTACCTTTTCAAATTACACTTCATTCTTCTTGGATGAGTATAATTTTGGTATTTTTTGGCGGACGATAAAGATTTCACTGATTGCAACACTGATTTGTGTAGTGTTAGGAGTTCCAACTGCCTACTACATTTCCCAAAGTCCGAAAAAATGGCGCGGTCTATTAATGTCGATCACATTGTTTCCGTTGTTAACGAATTCGGTTGTGCGGAGTTTTGCGTGGATTACAATCTTGGGACAAGACGGTATTTTAAATAATGCTTTGATGAATATTGGCTTACTTTCTAAGCCGCTTACGATGCTTTATACAGAATTCGCCATTGTCATCGGCTCTGTGTATCTCTTCTTGCCATTAATGGTCATTACGTTAGTGGGAATTTTAGAGAACATTGATTCTGAAATTATGGAAGCAGCAGAAACGTTAGGTGCCAATCGCTTGATTGCCTTTGTGAAGGTTATCCTGCCATTAAGTGTACCGGGGATTATTGTTGGCAGTATTTTAGTGTTCACAGGAAGTTTGACTGCTTATACAACCCCGCAATTATTAGGCGGAAATCGAAACATCATGTTAGCTACCTTTTTATATCAAAATGCAACTGCACTAGGAAACTGGCAAGGTGCAAGTGTCATTGCTTTGATTATGATTGTGGCGACTTTAATCGTTATGAAGTTATTCAGTTGGATTGCGGGACGCATGGATAAAAGAGGTGAGGCGAGTGCGTAA
- a CDS encoding ABC transporter permease — translation MRKNIGLKIFAGLVFAFLLVPLFIIIVTSFGTNSTIQFPIKGFTLDWYSKVFDNEAFMDSFFLSLQVAFFATLLALIIGVPAAYSLARHRVFGRNWIKSFFLSPTIVPGLVVGYAMYQFIVIKFQFPIIQGLFLGHFLICLPYVIRVVGSTIEQLDFSIEEVSWTLGCTKLQAFIKVVLPNITSGIFASFMLAFINSFNNIPVSQFLSGPGVTMLPTSLMNYIEYNYDPSVSALSVILMLGTIVLMYVIEKTLGLASIS, via the coding sequence GTGCGTAAAAATATCGGTTTAAAAATTTTTGCTGGCCTAGTTTTTGCATTTTTGTTAGTTCCTTTGTTCATTATCATAGTGACCTCTTTTGGAACCAACTCTACTATTCAATTTCCGATTAAAGGTTTTACCCTTGATTGGTATAGTAAGGTATTTGACAATGAAGCATTTATGGACAGCTTCTTTCTTAGTCTGCAAGTAGCATTTTTTGCGACTCTCTTGGCATTAATTATTGGTGTTCCAGCTGCTTATTCTTTGGCACGTCACAGGGTGTTTGGACGAAATTGGATTAAGAGTTTTTTCCTTTCTCCAACAATTGTACCTGGCTTGGTTGTTGGATATGCTATGTATCAATTTATAGTCATTAAGTTTCAATTTCCTATCATCCAAGGTTTATTTTTAGGTCATTTCTTGATTTGCCTGCCTTACGTTATCCGGGTGGTTGGTTCAACAATTGAACAGCTTGATTTTTCAATTGAAGAAGTTTCGTGGACGTTAGGGTGCACAAAATTACAAGCTTTTATAAAAGTGGTATTACCGAACATTACTTCTGGAATTTTTGCTTCCTTCATGTTGGCATTCATTAATTCCTTCAACAATATACCTGTATCTCAGTTCCTATCAGGACCAGGTGTAACAATGCTGCCAACTAGCTTAATGAATTATATCGAATATAACTATGATCCATCTGTATCTGCTTTATCAGTTATTTTAATGCTTGGTACGATTGTCCTTATGTATGTTATTGAGAAGACACTAGGGTTAGCAAGTATTTCATAG
- a CDS encoding ABC transporter ATP-binding protein, which produces MSYVELKDIRVSYDNKANILKDLNLSIEKGELVSLLGPSGCGKTTTLRVIAGLIEPNDGEFLVDTQNLTKVPVHKREFGMVFQSYALFPHLTIKENVAFGLKLRKEKKNSIEKKVKDILAITGLEELGDRYPKQLSGGQRQRVALARALVIEPKLLLLDEPLSNLDAKLRLAMRIEIKRIQRQLGITSVFVTHDQEECFSISDRVAVMNKGVIEQFDTPEEIYNNPKTEFVARFIGFENFFELTPTEEWNYKAIDGTVFHSTRDWEPGKHTGTIRPDDIEITRNSKQTENNMVSGIIKVRTFLGKSYQYEVETPIGKLLANKTDDVVYQVGDEVTLSMPSHKLIIV; this is translated from the coding sequence ATGTCCTATGTAGAACTAAAAGATATTCGTGTGAGTTATGACAACAAAGCCAATATTTTAAAAGATTTAAATTTATCAATTGAAAAGGGCGAATTGGTTTCCTTGTTAGGACCATCAGGCTGCGGGAAAACAACCACTTTACGTGTTATTGCCGGCTTAATTGAGCCTAATGATGGTGAGTTTCTTGTTGACACACAAAACCTAACAAAGGTGCCCGTTCATAAACGTGAATTTGGAATGGTATTCCAAAGCTATGCATTGTTTCCACATCTAACGATTAAGGAAAATGTGGCGTTCGGCTTAAAACTACGCAAGGAAAAAAAGAATTCCATAGAAAAAAAGGTAAAAGATATTTTAGCGATTACAGGCTTAGAAGAGCTGGGGGACCGCTATCCCAAACAACTTTCAGGCGGACAGAGACAACGTGTAGCTTTAGCGCGCGCCTTAGTCATCGAACCAAAATTATTATTATTAGATGAACCATTAAGCAACTTAGATGCAAAATTACGCTTGGCAATGCGTATCGAAATTAAACGGATCCAAAGGCAATTAGGCATTACATCCGTGTTTGTAACGCATGATCAAGAGGAATGTTTCTCGATTTCAGACAGAGTTGCTGTTATGAATAAAGGCGTAATCGAACAGTTCGACACACCTGAAGAAATTTATAATAATCCAAAAACGGAGTTCGTGGCCCGTTTTATCGGGTTTGAGAACTTCTTTGAATTAACACCAACAGAAGAATGGAACTATAAAGCTATTGATGGAACAGTTTTCCATAGTACTCGTGATTGGGAGCCTGGAAAGCATACGGGAACCATTCGTCCGGATGATATCGAGATAACAAGAAATAGTAAACAAACTGAAAATAATATGGTGTCAGGGATTATAAAAGTTCGTACGTTCCTTGGCAAGTCCTACCAATATGAAGTCGAAACACCTATTGGCAAATTACTCGCAAATAAAACAGATGATGTGGTCTATCAAGTTGGAGACGAAGTTACATTATCCATGCCATCTCACAAACTAATCATAGTTTAA